ATAATAGTAATGTTATAAGTAGAATTTATTTCTCTGTCCAGTAGACTCACAGTAACTAGTCTGTAGTAGTTATTGGATGATGGAAGTAACTTAAATACCAGGATTGAAGATATATGACAAGTTACCTCCCCATTTTTTCCAGAGTCCAAATCCTTGACATTAATCAATGCCACAAGTGTTCCTAATGGCACATCCTCAGAAACTGGTGTATAAAGTGATGTTAGTATTATTTCAGGTGCATTATCATTGACATCTACAATCTGTATGAATACAGTACATTGGGCCACTAAGCCACCACCATCTATTGCTTCAACAGCCATCTCATAACTTTGCATAGTTTCAAAGTCCAGTTGACCGATAGTTTTAACTACCCCAGTTTGAGAATCCATTGAAAAGACTTTACGTGCATCTTCTGCGATGTGGCTAAAGGAGTATGTGATTTCTGCATTGGAGCCTTCATCATTATCACTTGCATTTAGTTGAAGAACAAGAAAATTGACAGGAACATTTTCGTTCAGAACAACATTGTAACTTTTCTGACTGAATACAGGATAATTATCATTGATATCTTGAACAAAAATCTTAATTATTGCAGTCCCAGATTTCACAGGTTTTCCTCCATCAAATGCTGTTAACACAAATGTATATTTTTGCTGTGTTTCTCGATCGAGAGGTTGTTCTAAGACAAGTTCAGGAAATTCTATTCCAGAGTCAGTTTTTACTGCTAGAGTGAAATATGGATTTGGACTAAGAATATAACTTTGTAAAGAATTAGATCCAAGATCTGGATCACGCGCGTTTCCAAGTACAAACCGTGAACCCGGAGAGGCAGATTCGCTTATTCTTAGATAAAAAGTGTCCTTGAAAAAACTTGGCGGGTTATCATTTATATCCTGAATTTCAATTTTGACAGAATAAACATTTACTGGATTTTCAGCTAAAATCTCAAGATCCAGAAAACAGGCTTGTTCTGATTTACACATCTCCTCTCTGTCAATTCTGTCAGTAACATACAAATTGCCATTTTCTGTGCTGATATTGAAGTAGTCTCTATTAGCATTTGAAAGAATCCGTAACTTCCTCATTTTCAGTTCATTGGCATTTAATCCCAAATCCTCTGCAACATTCCCAACAATAGAATTCTGCTTCATCTCTTCTAGAATGGAATAGTAAAACTGATTGGAAGCAGTAACAGAAAGCAAACAACAACAGAAAAACTGTACTTGCCACTTCATCATTTTTGTAGGTTCGTATACTGATTTTGCTGCAGTTGGCTTCGCAGTAGGCTCCTCCGTGATCTGTTCTTAAAAGTGATATTAGAATGCTTCAAATCCTCATGccaaaatgtatgtgaaatgtaGCTGAGATTCTTGTTGAGATCTGCAGTGTCTGAGTATTATAAAGATCACTATTTGTACTAAACATGAGCTTCTCAACCTTCTTAGACAACAGCACCACCATGAGGACAAATTACGGAACTAAACTTGAAACTCTGCTTTTTACAAATAATAACATTTTACTGAGTTTTGAAGTTAATTTAGTGTTAAGTCATTCTTCAAGTTTAGAATCCGCTTTGTATTTTTGCAGTAAACAATACCAAAATATAACATATGCATTATAAATTATTTCACTGTGTTTTTCTTTTAGATTATTTCTCCTATGAACAAAATCCTCCCTTAGCATTTATAAATAGATATTGTTTGGTATAATAAAGAACACAATGTTGCAACATGAACCTTGACATGTAGTCACAAAGCattataagaaaataaaaaaaaatacaaacttttttcttttacttatTTTTGGATAGTGTGTAAATAGAACATAATATATATCAAGTTATATTGCTGCCCCTTTCTCTGTTGGAGAGATGCTCTTATTTTCAGCAACCAGTGAAAGTGTGTTAAAAGGAACACAAACAGTAGCTGTATGTAACAGATGTTGTTACAATTTCCAGATATCAAATTCATGTTTCTATTGTGGTCTGTGTCACTACTGGAGAAACCTCATCAgtgattgttacattgtaactaaagGAGACAAagatccatatgcaattcactttttctcttgagttatctcctaggagataattttcattgtctctttcaaataactttccagcatgttacaatttaaaaagtaccccaAAAGTTGATgaataagtactatcaaattatTTTGCTTGCCGGTGGTTTGAAAAGCATTGTATGACAAggggccacatgcaattcacttttttaccttaagttttctcctaagtgatattttcataacttgtaaataaagtacattttacaccaccagcaagcaaacaaatgctcaaaataattttggcagtactttctcagctactttttggtactttttcatttgcaaagtgctacaaagttaatttaaattgaaaatgaaaaattatctcctaggagaaaactcaggagaaacagtgaattgcatatgggccaagggccAATGGTGATATTTTCGAACTTgtcaaaaaaatgcattttaaaccaccaacaagtaagacaatactcaaaataattttgatagcacaattcacctactttttggtactttttcagttgctaagtgctgaaaaaaatgtaaacagaatatgaaacattatctcagaggagaaaactcaggagaaaaagttcattgcatatgggccaaggtgtgaaaagaaaatatcacttaggagaaaactcaagagaaaaaatgaattgcatgtgggcaaaACACTAGTCAGAGCGCATATAACACCAGAAGACTGGATGAATGATCCAGTACTAGCTCTTCTTTAACTGAAAGGTAACATTCAGTATTTCACAATTACAACtgcattttttatttatgtatttttgttttgaaGAGTATTTAAGGAATATATTCAATTTGAGTAAAAGGAAAACATGGAGTAAATGTACTCTCTCTAGTAGCCTTAAGTTCAAGTAGAAGTATACACGATAATGACATTTTACTCTTTGTTACATCCCATGCCTGTAATTTAATTGATTCATTTTTCAAGGCTACACCTAAGCTAGCACATCACCAAATGGTGTGCATCCACTAAAGCATGTATTTCTCACTTTGCAGCTGGAACTTAAGAGAGTCTAGTGGTGAGAAACGATCAGCAAACAATTTCTTTTGAACTAAaccagctgtgcccaacctacggcccgcgaggccagtttctgtggcccgcgcggcggtgtcctgcggagggagaggatcgggtggtattgtacTAGTATCGGCACTCGGCAGGTAAGTAGTCGCGCGCATACACCCGCGTGtgctcgtattcagccccgggtagcgctgggatagttagaaagcctcgctcattggttactgcaggaaccgtcctccaataggaatcagcctaattcctattgTAGGAAGGTTCCttcagtaaccaatgagcgaggctttctaactatcccagcgctacccggggctgaatacggagcacacgctggtgtatgcgcaggACTACGTAATACCTGCCGAGTGCGACACGCAATACCACCTGATCCTCTCCTTctccgcaggacaccgcgggCAGCCTCCTTAGCCGATACTATAACTACGGCACAACACCACCCTATCCTCTCCTCCTACGCAGGACACCGCGGGCAgcttcctcagccccacacagagctgacagcctcctcagccccacacagagctgacagccccctcagccccacacaaagctgacagccccctcagccccacacagagctgacagccccctcagccccacacagagctgacagccccctcagccccacacagagctgacagccccctcagccccacacagagctgacagccccctcagccccacacagagctgacagccccctcagccccacacagagctgacagccccctcagccccacacagagctgacagccccctcagccccacacagagctgacagccccctcagccccacacagagctgacagccccctcagccccacacagagctgacagccccccgagccccacacagagctgacatccccctcagccccacacagagctgacagccccctcagccccacacagagctgacagccccctcagccccacacagagctgacagccccctcagccccatacagagctgacagccccctcagccccacacagagccgacagccccctcagccccacacagagccgacagccccctcagccccacacagagccgaccgcCTCCTCACGTTCTCGCATCACAGATGATCATCTTCATTCTGTATTaagaataaatgttacaaatttggagccaaatatccagaaattggtttctgaaaaacagccgcaaacttctcattaagaaaatgtgcatcaaatggtgagtacaacaattcttatattgtcgttttctttccatttccaacaccatgttaactgttactagaaaaacgctaaaagttttacatcgaaattttgtatgcatgtgttccggccctcgagatttttcttcatttgaagttcggccctcgagccaaaaaaggttgagcaccactgaaCTAAACAAAGAACCAATAACTGAGCTGAAGATTTTTAACTGTGTGTACAATATAGAGGTCTACAAACATGTCCATATATTCTCAGAAGAGGTGTGATACTTATGAAGTACATATAACACTCAACACTACTGTATAAAAAGGTGAAAATATTTACATCTCATGTTACTGACAATGCATCTTTAGCAAAGCATATCGGAAGTAATTTAATAATGACTCATAACATTTATGTTAATTGCTAACTAAACTTTCATTTATGTATTTACTATTTTACATTTAATATATTTAATAAGTTTTAATGTTccgacagtttaaaaaaaacttaTTCAAATGTAGAAAAGAAAGATATTTACAAATATACAACAAAAAATTTAAACAATTACACAAGAAAACTGATAACTTAAAGCAGATTCCGAAAtgcaaaactaactataacaagtaacttgtctatatatcttatctaaaatttagatagtttacacaacaattCTAGCCTGAaaaagcttcaacagtatatgattatttattcctgtgatacaatgagagcgtccATATTCTCTTGTcatcacacaggcaagctgctctgcatctccatccctcagcctgtgaaaactccacttctctctcctcccctctctgcccccttgtctctgaaatctctggctggtaatgcctgctcctcctccccccccagactgagatcccatgagcacttgctatatgagactcagaatgcctaggcgctggaggagttGTGGTTGAGGCTTGTTAAGttaatagggaattagggtattaaaacaaacaaacaaaaaatgatttggtttgaggaatgccctataaactatatgtaaggggcacaattatgcaaagagtaaaagtttatctcagatccatttTAAAAACATACACAGTTAAATGCACAGGGTTTCCGGAATTGTAAAAGATGTGTAAATACAGCACATTTAGGGAGAACTCTTCATGATAGGAGTGTTTCATGTACAATAAAAGACACCCAAATACATCCATCTATAGAATACAGATAGCGCCCCCCCACTTACAAATTATTTATGTTGCAAACATCTCATACATACAAACAAGCTTGCTCTCATGTACAAAATACATTGTACTGTTTTGCTATGGTGTTACATGTTATTGTATTGAGTACATTGATGTAAGTACTTTAAAGCACTTTTAAGACAACCCAAAAACATTGTTTATAGTGCATGTTCTAACCCTAAAGTCCCAAAAACTAAATTATATATCCACATATTTTCTATCCGCACATTCACAGTATGTAAAATGTGAGACATGACTTACAAACAGATTTGACTTACAAACAACCTCCCAGAATGGAACCTGTTCGTAAATTAGGGATCACCTGTAGATCAGCATACAAGTCTGGGGAATCACTCAATCAGCTTATGAAGTGCAGAGCACCCAAATTTGGtatcaaaaagaaaaaatagctcctaggagaaaacttaggtcaaAAAGTGTGTTGAGTAAAGGCCATGACGGTTGATTCACGGAATAGAGGTAAGATCACCATGCACGCATAGCGCACagaaatattactgttacttccaCATGTAAGTACCATGAGAAACTCTAGTAGCGTGACCTGCGGTATTCTAGTAGCATAGCTGTTACTATGGTAATGGAGCAAGACAGGAGCTAGCGGTTTCTGCACTCACCAAGTGCATAGCCCCGAATTACAGCTGATCCCCAAATCTGTCCTCTTGTATTTGCTAGATCAACAATAACTCAAACTTTCATAACTCTTACTTTGAAATTGCTGACGTCAGTATTTTCAAGAGCACAACACTCTAGGCTAACTATGTTGATAATGATATtctataatgttttaattagttacatATTTATCCTTGTAACTGAAACAAGAAGGACTTAATCTCAGCTTCACAATGAATCCAACACATAAAATACACTTAAATAATTACATCAAAATGTGTCATCTTACCTGTATAATGTTCTCTGAAGTGCCAACATCAGTGTCAATGAGATTGTCGGTGGGGACATTCTGTACTGGCTTTAGATAAGTAATTTCATTCTTCTTTGAGTCAAGAgtcacacacacatcatacaagAAAGGAAAAGGTAGGCTTGTGTCACTAATCTCAGAAGGACAGCCTAAAGTGATCTATGGGTAAACATTTCTAAGAGTCCCAAGGCTTGTTGGAGTATTACTCTTTCTGCAgttacatttttgttgtttttcacGGTCTAGTGGCTGCTGTAAAATAAATTCTAGATATTTAGCGCATTCAGTTTCTGGATTTTCTACCAATACAAAATGTGGATTAGGACTAAGATTATAGCTTTGTAGAGAAATGGTACCTGAGTCTGGATCAAGTGCATTCCCAAGAAAAAATCGAGCTCCTGGAGAAGCAGACACACTTATACCTATCTCAAAGTTTTCCTTAGAGAAACTCGGATTGACGTTAATATCTTGGATTTCAATCTTAACGGGGTAAACATTTACAGGATTTTCAGAAAGTATCTCAAAATCAAGAAAGCAACTCTTCTCCGACTCACACAACTTTTCCCTGTCTATTCTGCCAATAACATAGAGGTTACCATTTTCGAAACTAACGTTGAAATAATTAATATTTTTGTGAGAAACCATCTTCAGTTTTCTAACCGCTAACTCATTGCGATTTATTCCTAAATCTTTTGCCACATTCCCCACAATGGAATTTTGCTTAACCTCTTCCAGGACTGAATACTGAAGAAGATCGTTAGCAGCCACAGAACATAAAGATAAATAGAAAAATGTTACTGCCATACCATTTCCtttgtatttttgtttgtttgtttttttagttccAAGGCTTATGATTGGCTTTCTGCTGCCATGAAGTTGCAGAATTTGATCCTCGgtgtacataatatagatattctAAAAAAAAGGGTAGTAAATGTTCTCCTTTCTTTCTGAGATTTGCAGTGTTTTAACTGCATAACAAGACAATCTTCTTGAAGGGATATTCACGTGTCTGCCTTGTTAGGCAACAGTGACACCATGAGGCCAAATTTAAGAAAGACACGTTATAGACTTTCTAAGCtgatatacaggggttggacaaaataatggaaacaccttgaaaatcaacaaaatatattttaatatggtgtaggtccaccttttgcggcaattacagtctAAATTTTcctaggtattgattcatacaaattgtgaattgtttccaaaggaattttagcccattcttcagttaaaacaccttccagttcttttagagaagaTGGAAATTTACTTTTTACTTGGAtcgctaataacgaccataaatgctcaataaggttgaggtctggggattgtggtggtcagatgagatgctcaactttattaaaatgttcctcgtgccattctttaacaattctagctgtatggattggggcattatcatcttgaaagatggcattcccctccagaaacagttcttgaaccataggatgaacttggtcacccCAAATTCCTAAATAGTGTCGGCTTTTAATTCTTCCataaagggaaatcattggcccggcgtatttccaagaaatagcaccccagatcatcacagaacccccgccatgttttacggttcggaaaaggcagtctggatgaaatgcttctttcgtctgtctccaaatgtacactcggccggaggtcggaaataaggtaaacgatgattcatcagagaaaatcaaatttttccactgctcgagggaccaattctggtggtttctacaccactctaaacactttgaaacatttgtctttgagagcagaggttttctaattgcagttcttccgtggaatccagatttgtgcagctcccaacgaacagtttttgtggaaactgggttctgtaggtgttcattcagctctgcagtgattttaggagccgtggtcttttctaacaatttgatttagaatctgacggtctctctcagacaacttcgacttttggccacaactgtgctttgctgaggaagtttttccttctctttcaaaggcagtcattactttttataaactataaccaactttggtttaaatatctgtaaaaacaattatttgaattcaacatatcaaataacaaaaataataacaaaGAAAATTAAcagatgtcaagttttgattgcttaaaacatgttcaaagattatgatgccaaaatgttaggtgtttccattattttgtccaacccctgtattttCATAAACTGAACACAAAAATTACCTATAAATATTACACAAAATCTCAtaatacattacaaaaaaaagaaattttcCCTTGACATTTAAATGACTCACTTTACTATAAAGTTTGTAGAAAAAAGggctgctacacacacactcacccagcAATCGGAGCAGGGAATCTTGACCGATATAGAATTGCACACAGAAAAAGTCCCGCTACACCAATGTGTAAGGTGACTTTACTATAAAGTCATACCAAATATAATAAGCCAATGGCAGCCACAGTTTGTTTTAGTTTGCATTGTACCATTACACATTGTATTAAACTTGTTaatgtttgtttcattttaagtGCCTAGTCTGAAAAAGTCTGAAAACAGTTTACCCATTTTTGCATgcaagtctctttaaagtgaatgaaaaaacccatttaaaaaaatgagacagatacttacccaaggatagagatggcccgaatggttcgcccgtggacggttccaggcgaactttaggtggtttgcgttcgccggcgaaggcgaacttttgcggaagttcgattcacccccataatgcttcattgagcacaactttgaccctctacatcacagtcagcaggcacaaagtcgccaatcagactacactcactcctggagccccgttCCCCACTTATAAAAGGCAATGTTCTCCTGCCGTTTTACTCAATCGTCtgtctacagtaattagttaagggacagctgctgacagactctgctagggaaagcttagttaggctcttgtaggcttgttccaaGCTGATTGTTAATCCTTATTTTGCACCCTCACTCCctaactcctccctccgggaggagggtcttgtcttccagggaattgtaggatttcaaaagccagcttacataccttggccgggaattaaacccaggtctgggtgcttggtaggtagctctcttcaccactataccaccaccaacactacatgctgaagccagcctagcatgtaccattatgatatattcaagagaaaaatgagcttgcttaaggatttgtaggctgccaaaagccaactcacattgaccaggaatcgaacccaagcctaccgctctgtaggttgctatcctaaccattataccaccagcacaacacactacaatgctacatgctgtagccagcctaacatgtaccattgtgatatatgcaagaaaaaaatgagcttgcttagggaattgtaggattccaaaagccagcttacatacattggctgggaatcgaacccaggtctagtgcttggtaggctgctatcctaaccattataccaccaacacaacacactacaatgctacatgctgaagccatcctagcatgtaccattatgatatatccaagagtaaaatgagcttgcttagggatgtgtaggatttcaaaagctaactcacattggccaggaatcgaacccaggcctaccgcttggtaggctg
This DNA window, taken from Hyperolius riggenbachi isolate aHypRig1 chromosome 3, aHypRig1.pri, whole genome shotgun sequence, encodes the following:
- the LOC137560785 gene encoding protocadherin gamma-B4-like, with protein sequence MMKWQVQFFCCCLLSVTASNQFYYSILEEMKQNSIVGNVAEDLGLNANELKMRKLRILSNANRDYFNISTENGNLYVTDRIDREEMCKSEQACFLDLEILAENPVNVYSVKIEIQDINDNPPSFFKDTFYLRISESASPGSRFVLGNARDPDLGSNSLQSYILSPNPYFTLAVKTDSGIEFPELVLEQPLDRETQQKYTFVLTAFDGGKPVKSGTAIIKIFVQDINDNYPVFSQKSYNVVLNENVPVNFLVLQLNASDNDEGSNAEITYSFSHIAEDARKVFSMDSQTGVVKTIGQLDFETMQSYEMAVEAIDGGGLVAQCTVFIQIVDVNDNAPEIILTSLYTPVSEDVPLGTLVALINVKDLDSGKNGEVTCHISSILVFKLLPSSNNYYRLVTVSLLDREINSTYNITIIAEDEGIPYSMVTRKNLYLTVSDVNDNMPVFDKPSYIYFIQEHNSAGTPLLSVHASDLDNSDNARIFYSIINTEVDSIPVSSYISINSMTGALYAQRSFDYEQLREFHFQVMAKDSGSPPLSSNVTVRICITDKNDNAPKLLYPSPDTDGTAMFEFIPHSAKKGYLVTKVIAVDADAGHNAWLSYYFVQVPDPTLFVIDQQTGEIRTGRDLQETDNLRQKVVVLVKDNGSPSLSSTVSLNLVVAESFQEVLPEIRRHPSNSQYTSSNATFYLVVAIGLISFLFIATVLITAVYKCKKMNSPASLGTLGRNVYPQFTLGCPSEISDTSLPFPFSYDVCVTLDSKQNEIAYLKPVQNVPTGNLIDTGDSAVALQVR